A genome region from Planctomycetota bacterium includes the following:
- a CDS encoding MgtC/SapB family protein yields the protein MEQGDWEMIGRLGLAALLGGLIGLERETRRQAAGLRTHMVVSIGSCLVMLVSLYMWKEVDPHRADPGRIAAQVVAGIGFLGAGAILRYGVSVRGLTTAAALWTAAGIGLAVGAGYWKAGVAATGFTILAIFVFDKFEKAFLGGKALRRFVVHAKDAAGIVGRIEVLVERAGAAIKEVDIQRDVVEGKIQVTLLASCRDKADVDALSRAVGSISEVEKVEID from the coding sequence ATGGAGCAGGGCGACTGGGAGATGATCGGCCGATTGGGGCTGGCGGCGCTTTTGGGAGGGCTGATCGGCTTGGAGCGCGAGACGCGCCGGCAGGCGGCGGGATTGCGGACCCACATGGTGGTTTCGATCGGGTCGTGCCTCGTCATGCTCGTGTCGCTCTACATGTGGAAGGAGGTGGATCCGCACCGGGCGGATCCGGGGCGGATCGCCGCGCAGGTTGTGGCGGGCATCGGGTTTCTCGGGGCCGGCGCGATCCTCCGCTACGGCGTTTCCGTGCGCGGGCTGACGACCGCCGCGGCGCTCTGGACGGCGGCCGGCATCGGGCTGGCCGTGGGCGCGGGCTACTGGAAAGCGGGCGTCGCCGCCACGGGGTTCACGATCCTGGCCATCTTCGTCTTCGACAAGTTCGAGAAGGCCTTCCTGGGGGGGAAGGCTCTGCGCCGCTTCGTGGTGCATGCCAAGGACGCCGCCGGGATCGTGGGCCGCATCGAGGTGCTCGTCGAGCGCGCCGGCGCGGCGATCAAGGAGGTCGATATCCAGCGGGACGTCGTGGAAGGAAAGATCCAGGTGACGCTTCTGGCGAGCTGCCGGGACAAGGCGGACGTGGACGCCCTCAGCCGGGCCGTCGGCAGCATCTCCGAGGTCGAAAAGGTCGAGATCGACTGA
- a CDS encoding succinylglutamate desuccinylase/aspartoacylase family protein, protein MKPFEIAGMRIGPGRRKDVKIRISEFYTATPVFIPVTVLHGRRPGPVVYITAAVHGNELNGVEMVRHVRALVDPRELRGTLILVMIANPIAFLTMTRDLPDGRDLNRFFPGRDRGSMASHIAGALFSKIVRLCDYGIDLHTAGAGRTNLPHVRADMRSPVLRRLATAFGCEVIFDLPGEEGTLRRAATQAGVPTIVYEAGEPLKFQRNLIRRGVEGIRNVLADLRMYDFERRSPPFQIVVEDHRWIRAQKGGILILNVKPGELVEKGSVLAVNTKPFGTEVNRLEAPYTGLVVGCTTIPMVIPGSAVCHLVPVNSRYRVLKKLLDREALLFE, encoded by the coding sequence GTGAAGCCCTTCGAGATCGCCGGCATGCGGATCGGCCCGGGACGCCGCAAGGACGTAAAGATCCGCATCAGCGAGTTCTACACGGCCACGCCTGTGTTCATTCCCGTGACGGTCCTGCACGGCCGCCGGCCCGGCCCCGTGGTCTACATCACCGCGGCCGTTCACGGAAACGAACTCAACGGCGTCGAAATGGTCCGGCACGTGCGGGCCCTGGTGGATCCCCGCGAGCTGCGGGGGACGCTCATCCTCGTGATGATCGCCAACCCGATCGCGTTTCTGACGATGACGCGCGATCTTCCGGACGGGCGCGATCTCAACCGCTTCTTTCCGGGTCGGGACCGCGGTTCGATGGCCTCCCATATCGCGGGGGCGCTGTTCTCCAAGATCGTGCGCCTGTGCGACTACGGGATCGACCTTCATACCGCGGGGGCGGGGCGCACCAACCTGCCCCACGTGCGGGCGGACATGCGCAGCCCCGTCCTGCGGCGGCTGGCCACGGCGTTCGGGTGCGAAGTGATTTTCGACCTTCCGGGCGAGGAGGGGACGCTCCGGCGCGCCGCCACCCAGGCGGGCGTTCCCACGATCGTCTACGAGGCGGGGGAGCCGCTCAAGTTCCAGAGGAACCTCATCCGCCGGGGCGTGGAGGGGATCCGGAACGTCCTGGCGGACCTGCGGATGTACGACTTCGAGCGGCGTTCGCCGCCGTTTCAGATCGTGGTGGAGGATCACCGCTGGATCCGCGCCCAGAAGGGCGGGATCCTGATCCTGAACGTGAAACCGGGCGAGCTCGTCGAGAAAGGCTCCGTGCTGGCGGTCAACACCAAGCCCTTCGGGACGGAGGTGAACCGCCTGGAGGCCCCGTACACGGGCCTGGTCGTCGGCTGCACGACGATCCCGATGGTGATTCCGGGGTCGGCCGTCTGCCACCTGGTGCCGGTGAATTCGCGCTACCGGGTGCTCAAGAAGCTGCTGGATCGGGAGGCGCTGCTTTTCGAATAG
- a CDS encoding RimK family alpha-L-glutamate ligase produces the protein MKILVLSRKRTLYSTRRLKEEGERAGHEVEVLDPLKCVLLVQGGTPSLWVRGRPHSPPDVAIPRIGTAGTAYSIGVVRHLDLMKVPLLNSHGPIARAKNKLGCLQLLVSKGIPIPDTLMSRYPRKLDRLMRLVGGPPLIMKLLRGTQGTGVIFAESRASVESMLETIWSLGEDILLQRFIAESKGRDIRALVVGGEVRAAMRRIGREGEFRSNIHRGGVGEKVTLPREYARLAARAAEAVGLDVAGVDILESSEGPMVIEVNASPGFQGLEAATGENVARMFIHAAVRKARAGKGRS, from the coding sequence GTGAAAATCCTCGTTCTTTCGCGGAAGCGGACGCTGTACTCCACGCGGCGGCTCAAGGAGGAAGGGGAGCGCGCCGGCCACGAGGTGGAGGTTCTCGATCCGCTCAAGTGCGTGCTCCTGGTCCAGGGGGGAACGCCGTCGCTGTGGGTGCGCGGGCGGCCTCATTCCCCTCCGGACGTGGCGATCCCGCGCATCGGCACGGCCGGCACCGCGTATTCGATCGGCGTGGTGCGGCACCTGGATCTCATGAAGGTGCCGCTGCTCAACAGCCACGGGCCGATCGCCCGGGCCAAGAACAAGCTCGGGTGCCTGCAGCTTCTGGTCTCGAAGGGGATTCCGATCCCGGACACGCTCATGTCCCGGTATCCCCGGAAGCTCGACCGCCTGATGCGCCTGGTGGGCGGGCCTCCGCTCATCATGAAGCTCCTGCGGGGCACGCAGGGAACCGGCGTGATCTTCGCCGAAAGCCGGGCGTCGGTGGAATCGATGCTGGAGACCATCTGGAGCCTGGGGGAGGACATCCTGCTCCAGCGATTCATCGCGGAGTCGAAGGGGCGGGACATCCGCGCGCTGGTCGTCGGGGGCGAAGTGCGCGCCGCCATGCGCCGGATCGGGCGCGAGGGGGAGTTCCGCTCCAACATCCACCGGGGCGGGGTGGGGGAGAAGGTGACCTTGCCGCGGGAGTACGCGCGTCTGGCGGCGCGGGCGGCGGAGGCGGTGGGGCTGGACGTCGCCGGCGTGGACATTCTGGAGTCCTCCGAAGGCCCGATGGTGATCGAGGTGAACGCTTCTCCGGGGTTCCAGGGTCTGGAGGCCGCCACGGGCGAGAATGTGGCGCGGATGTTCATTCACGCGGCCGTGCGGAAGGCGCGGGCGGGGAAGGGACGGTCGTGA
- a CDS encoding 1,4-alpha-glucan branching protein domain-containing protein → MISGRLALVLHAHLPFVRHPEHPEFLEEDWLYEAITETYIPLLRMLERLARERVPARLTMTLSPPLCEMLVDPLLRSRYLARTEALLEVVRSQRGRFEGPFAKAGAMYERLFAESLEFARGTDLVAAFRHFQDAGLLEILTCGATHGFLPFVRSPRPQIRAAVANYRKHFGRAPRGIWLPECAYAPGLDAVLAEEGLRYFFLDAHGILNGSRVPRYGIYAPVRTPAGCLAFGRDFETSKQVWSAREGYPGDPVYREFYRDLGYDLGKGRGLGIKCHRITGDVPLDRKEPYDPDAARARAAEHAWNFRFNRELQARWLRERLGIAPTIVAPYDAELFGHWWFEGPVFLEELLRALAGSDVRAVSPADLLEEGPFQPMEPAASSWGDKGYYEVWLNGSNDWIYRHQRLAEERMAELARREAGSELERRILNQAAREVLLAESSDWAFIMTMGQVVPYAHRRFREHIARFTRLWEMAVAGTADEAFLRDCEWKDSIFQEIDYRIFRD, encoded by the coding sequence GTGATCTCCGGGCGGCTCGCGCTCGTCCTGCACGCGCATCTTCCCTTCGTGCGCCACCCCGAGCATCCCGAGTTCCTCGAGGAGGACTGGCTCTACGAGGCGATCACCGAGACGTACATTCCGCTCCTGAGGATGCTGGAGCGGCTGGCGCGCGAGCGCGTCCCCGCGCGGCTTACGATGACGCTCTCGCCCCCGCTCTGCGAGATGCTCGTCGATCCGCTTCTCCGATCGCGCTACCTGGCCCGGACGGAGGCGCTTCTCGAGGTCGTGCGCTCTCAGCGGGGCCGGTTCGAGGGGCCGTTCGCGAAGGCGGGCGCGATGTACGAGCGCCTCTTCGCGGAGTCGCTCGAGTTCGCGCGCGGGACCGACCTCGTGGCCGCCTTCCGGCATTTTCAGGACGCGGGGCTCCTAGAGATTCTGACCTGCGGGGCGACGCACGGCTTCCTGCCCTTCGTCCGCTCGCCTCGGCCGCAGATTCGCGCGGCCGTGGCCAATTACCGGAAGCATTTCGGCCGCGCCCCAAGGGGCATCTGGCTTCCGGAGTGCGCCTACGCGCCCGGGCTGGACGCGGTCCTGGCGGAGGAGGGGCTGCGCTACTTCTTCCTGGACGCCCATGGAATCCTCAACGGGTCGCGCGTCCCGCGGTACGGGATCTACGCCCCGGTCCGGACGCCGGCGGGATGTCTGGCGTTCGGGCGGGACTTCGAGACGTCCAAGCAGGTCTGGAGCGCGCGCGAGGGCTATCCGGGCGACCCGGTGTATCGCGAGTTCTACCGCGACCTGGGCTACGACCTGGGAAAGGGGCGGGGGCTCGGGATCAAGTGTCACCGGATCACCGGGGACGTGCCTCTGGACCGGAAGGAACCGTACGACCCGGACGCCGCGCGCGCGCGGGCGGCGGAGCACGCGTGGAACTTCCGGTTCAACCGGGAGCTCCAGGCGCGATGGCTCCGGGAGCGCCTCGGGATCGCGCCGACCATCGTCGCCCCCTACGACGCGGAGCTTTTCGGCCACTGGTGGTTCGAAGGTCCGGTGTTCCTCGAGGAGCTGCTGCGGGCGCTGGCGGGTTCGGACGTGCGGGCGGTTTCTCCGGCGGACCTTCTGGAGGAGGGGCCGTTCCAGCCGATGGAGCCGGCGGCGTCGTCCTGGGGGGACAAGGGGTACTATGAGGTGTGGCTGAACGGCTCCAACGACTGGATCTACCGCCATCAGCGCCTCGCCGAGGAACGGATGGCCGAGCTGGCGCGGCGGGAGGCGGGGTCCGAGCTGGAGCGGCGGATCCTCAACCAGGCGGCGCGGGAGGTGCTCCTGGCGGAGTCGAGCGACTGGGCGTTCATCATGACGATGGGGCAGGTGGTGCCCTACGCGCATCGCCGGTTCCGGGAGCACATCGCGCGGTTCACGCGCCTCTGGGAGATGGCGGTCGCGGGGACCGCGGACGAGGCCTTCCTGAGGGACTGCGAATGGAAGGACTCCATCTTCCAGGAGATCGACTACCGGATCTTCCGGGACTGA
- the glgA gene encoding glycogen synthase GlgA — protein MKVAFVASEVAPFSKTGGLADVAGALPGALDALGVEVATVTPLYRCVRRHRPEPTPHRIRVPLGDGAVEARVFRSGGVFFLEHDPFFDRDGLYGTPNGDYADNAARFIFLARGALELLKLLGAPDVVHAHDWQAGLVPLYLKTLYAGDFPQTRSVLTIHNLAYQGLFPPSEFPKTGLDWRHYTWKEAEFYGQVNFLKTGLVHADALTTVSPTYAREIQTPELGCGLDGVLRERSGALHGILNGADYAEWDPSRDPHLPARYSAEDLSGKARCKAALQKRFGLPARPGTPVAGMVTRLSEQKGIDLLLEAAEALAAEDLQVALLGSGDRSYQDAVLRMGDRFRHRISVQVAFDNATAHLVEAGSDLYLMPSRYEPCGLNQIYSLRYGTVPVVRATGGLADTVIDGVTGFSFGPYTSAAFLQAVRRALRAYESPAVWRRMMLEGMKQDFSWAASARRYRDLYRSLAG, from the coding sequence ATGAAAGTCGCCTTCGTCGCTTCGGAGGTGGCTCCCTTCTCCAAGACCGGAGGCCTCGCGGACGTGGCCGGGGCCCTGCCGGGCGCGCTGGACGCCCTGGGTGTCGAGGTCGCGACCGTGACTCCGCTCTACCGGTGCGTCCGCCGGCACCGTCCGGAACCCACGCCGCACCGCATCCGGGTTCCCCTGGGCGACGGCGCCGTCGAAGCCCGCGTCTTCCGTTCCGGCGGCGTCTTCTTCCTCGAGCACGATCCCTTTTTCGACCGCGACGGGCTCTACGGGACGCCGAACGGGGATTACGCGGACAACGCCGCCCGCTTCATCTTCCTGGCGCGCGGAGCTCTGGAGCTTCTGAAGCTCCTGGGCGCCCCCGACGTGGTGCACGCGCACGACTGGCAGGCGGGGCTCGTGCCGCTCTATCTCAAGACCCTCTACGCCGGAGACTTCCCCCAAACGCGGAGCGTCCTGACGATCCACAACCTCGCCTACCAGGGGCTCTTTCCCCCCTCGGAGTTTCCGAAGACGGGTCTGGACTGGCGCCACTACACCTGGAAGGAGGCCGAGTTCTACGGTCAGGTCAATTTCCTCAAGACGGGCCTCGTGCATGCCGACGCGCTGACGACCGTGAGCCCGACCTACGCGCGCGAGATCCAGACGCCCGAGCTGGGCTGCGGCCTGGACGGCGTCCTGAGGGAACGCTCGGGCGCGCTTCACGGCATCCTCAACGGAGCGGATTATGCGGAGTGGGATCCCTCTCGGGATCCTCATCTTCCGGCGCGCTATTCGGCCGAGGATTTGTCCGGAAAGGCCCGCTGCAAGGCGGCTCTTCAGAAACGGTTCGGCCTGCCCGCCCGGCCCGGGACTCCCGTGGCGGGCATGGTGACGCGGCTGAGCGAACAGAAGGGGATCGATCTCCTGCTCGAGGCCGCCGAAGCGCTGGCGGCCGAGGATCTGCAGGTCGCGCTTCTGGGCTCCGGGGACCGTTCGTACCAGGACGCGGTCCTGCGCATGGGCGACCGGTTCCGGCACCGGATCTCCGTGCAGGTGGCCTTCGACAACGCGACGGCTCACCTGGTCGAGGCGGGGAGCGACCTTTACCTCATGCCTTCGCGCTACGAGCCCTGCGGCCTCAACCAGATCTACAGCCTGCGGTATGGAACCGTTCCCGTCGTCCGCGCCACCGGGGGACTGGCCGACACCGTGATCGACGGCGTGACGGGCTTCTCCTTCGGGCCGTACACGTCCGCGGCGTTCCTTCAGGCGGTGCGGCGGGCGCTGCGGGCGTACGAGAGCCCGGCGGTCTGGCGCCGCATGATGCTCGAGGGGATGAAGCAGGACTTCAGCTGGGCGGCCTCGGCGCGCCGCTATCGGGACCTTTATCGTTCGCTGGCGGGATAG
- the galT gene encoding galactose-1-phosphate uridylyltransferase, translated as MPELRRDPVSGRWVIIASERAQRPDEFDLPEAVSARRSGPCVFCEGHEALTPPEIAAVRSGGAPNGPGWKARVIPNKFPALMVEGDLQKRGDGLYDMMNGVGAHEVIIETPRHEVSLTGLSEAEVRDVLWLYKQRLLDLRNDRRLVYGLVFKNVGERAGASMEHTHSQLIVTPIVPARVHLEIQRSREYHDFRDRCLLCDMISQELSSGARLVVDTPHFIAFAPFAARFPFETHIMPKRHVSHYEYTEDALLPELAGCLRTALLKIERAVNKPPYNYLIHTSPLNAGPLEHYHWHFEIIPRITRVAGFEWGTGFYINPVPPEHAAQFLREVRA; from the coding sequence ATGCCTGAGCTGCGACGCGATCCCGTGTCCGGCCGCTGGGTCATCATCGCCAGCGAGCGGGCCCAGCGGCCCGACGAGTTCGATCTCCCCGAGGCGGTCTCGGCGCGGCGCAGCGGGCCGTGCGTCTTCTGCGAAGGCCACGAGGCGCTGACGCCTCCGGAGATCGCGGCGGTGCGCTCCGGCGGCGCGCCCAACGGGCCGGGCTGGAAGGCCCGCGTCATCCCCAACAAGTTTCCGGCCCTCATGGTGGAGGGCGATCTCCAGAAGCGCGGGGACGGCCTTTACGACATGATGAACGGCGTGGGCGCGCACGAGGTTATCATCGAGACGCCCCGCCACGAAGTGTCCCTCACGGGCCTCTCCGAGGCGGAGGTGCGGGACGTCCTGTGGCTTTACAAACAGCGGCTTCTGGACCTCCGGAACGACCGGCGCCTCGTCTACGGTCTCGTCTTCAAGAACGTGGGCGAACGGGCGGGCGCGTCCATGGAGCACACCCACTCCCAGCTCATCGTGACCCCGATCGTTCCCGCCCGCGTGCACCTGGAGATCCAGCGCTCCCGCGAGTATCACGACTTCCGCGACCGCTGCCTTCTGTGCGACATGATTTCGCAGGAACTGTCCTCGGGCGCCCGCCTCGTCGTGGACACGCCTCACTTCATCGCCTTCGCGCCGTTCGCCGCGCGCTTCCCCTTCGAAACCCACATCATGCCCAAGCGGCACGTGTCCCACTACGAGTACACGGAGGACGCCCTTCTGCCCGAGCTGGCCGGCTGCCTGCGCACGGCGCTCCTGAAAATCGAGCGCGCCGTCAACAAGCCGCCGTACAACTACCTCATCCACACCAGCCCGCTCAACGCCGGGCCGCTGGAGCACTACCACTGGCACTTCGAGATCATCCCGCGCATTACCCGCGTGGCGGGCTTCGAATGGGGCACCGGCTTTTACATCAATCCCGTTCCGCCCGAGCACGCCGCCCAGTTTCTGCGGGAAGTGAGGGCGTGA
- a CDS encoding glycoside hydrolase family 57 protein produces MGTVDLAFLWHFHQPCYLDLPTGKMLMPWVRQHGVKDYTGMARLLEEFPAVRCTGNFSPVLLDQIAAYGRGATDTMLDLTMLPAAELTEEQKAAVLGTFFLAHPDTVIGAFPRYRQLLELHRSGKPLREQDFRDLQVLANLAWVHPLAGELEDLRAKGAGYTEEDKKTLREGILRILAAVVPRWTGLGERVELSVSPYYHPIVPLLCDFASAREAIPDLPLPDAPCLKSEAEVQVFRALEAGERNFGRRPRGMWPSEGSVSREACALFARAGAQWVATDEALIGRSGVYTFEGLKIVFRDTVLSNLLSFTYKTWDPEEAARDFVRRLEEREGPVPVILDGENPWEHYPGGGVPFLRALFRALSGHPRIRTRTMGELAPQGALAHLPAGSWINRNFAIWIGHPEDRRAWEVLGRVYRDLEGQSNDLAWECLRAAEGSDWFWWFGEDFTSAQDAEFDALFRRHLMNVYRALGRPWPEELQRPIKQIRSAAVLKTPWALLTVRLDGRRSDYFEWIAAGHYDMSREYGAQAGESAFISDVYYGFDTSRLFVRLDFRRGVDPRAALAEGELRLVVTRPRPASVPLQGAVEDIFEAAVPFRSLGLESGQDVEFFLEFERRGGVPVRIPTLVPLSFTVPTPDFEAIHWRV; encoded by the coding sequence GCTCATGCCCTGGGTCCGCCAGCACGGGGTCAAGGACTACACCGGCATGGCCCGCCTTCTGGAGGAGTTCCCCGCCGTCCGGTGCACCGGCAACTTCAGCCCCGTTCTCCTGGACCAGATCGCGGCATACGGGCGCGGCGCGACCGACACGATGCTCGACCTGACGATGCTCCCGGCGGCGGAACTGACGGAGGAGCAGAAGGCGGCCGTTCTGGGGACCTTTTTCCTGGCCCACCCCGATACGGTCATCGGCGCCTTTCCGCGCTACCGCCAGCTTCTGGAACTTCATCGCTCCGGGAAGCCTCTGCGCGAGCAGGACTTCCGGGACCTCCAGGTTCTGGCCAACCTCGCGTGGGTTCATCCCCTGGCGGGGGAGCTTGAGGACCTGCGCGCCAAGGGGGCCGGCTACACCGAGGAGGACAAAAAGACGCTCCGCGAAGGAATCCTCCGGATCCTCGCCGCCGTCGTTCCCCGCTGGACGGGCCTGGGCGAGCGGGTGGAGCTCTCCGTGAGCCCCTATTATCACCCGATCGTGCCGCTGCTGTGCGACTTCGCCAGCGCGCGGGAGGCGATTCCGGATCTGCCTTTGCCGGACGCTCCTTGTCTCAAGTCCGAGGCGGAAGTGCAGGTCTTCCGGGCGCTCGAGGCCGGCGAACGCAATTTCGGACGCCGGCCGCGCGGGATGTGGCCTTCCGAGGGTTCCGTCAGCCGCGAGGCCTGCGCGCTCTTCGCGCGGGCGGGGGCCCAATGGGTCGCCACCGACGAGGCCCTGATCGGTCGTTCGGGCGTCTACACGTTCGAAGGACTGAAGATCGTTTTCCGCGACACGGTCCTTTCCAATCTTCTCAGCTTCACCTACAAGACGTGGGATCCCGAAGAGGCGGCGCGCGACTTCGTGCGCCGCCTCGAAGAGCGCGAAGGGCCCGTGCCCGTCATCCTCGACGGCGAGAATCCCTGGGAACACTATCCCGGAGGAGGCGTTCCCTTTCTCCGGGCGCTCTTCCGGGCGCTCTCCGGGCATCCGCGGATCCGGACGCGGACGATGGGGGAGCTGGCGCCGCAGGGAGCGCTGGCCCATCTTCCGGCCGGATCCTGGATCAACCGGAACTTCGCCATCTGGATCGGGCATCCGGAAGACCGGCGCGCGTGGGAGGTCCTGGGCCGCGTCTACCGCGACCTCGAGGGACAGTCGAACGATCTCGCCTGGGAATGCCTGCGGGCCGCGGAAGGGAGCGACTGGTTCTGGTGGTTCGGAGAGGATTTCACGAGCGCGCAGGACGCCGAGTTCGACGCCCTGTTCCGCCGCCACCTCATGAACGTGTACCGGGCGCTCGGCCGGCCGTGGCCCGAGGAGCTCCAGCGTCCCATCAAGCAGATCCGGAGCGCGGCGGTCCTGAAGACCCCCTGGGCGCTTCTCACCGTGCGCCTGGACGGCCGCCGGTCCGATTACTTCGAATGGATCGCGGCGGGCCATTACGACATGTCCCGCGAATACGGCGCCCAGGCCGGCGAAAGCGCCTTCATCAGCGACGTCTATTACGGCTTCGACACGTCGCGCCTCTTCGTGCGGCTCGATTTCCGCCGGGGCGTGGACCCTCGCGCGGCGCTCGCGGAGGGCGAGCTTCGTCTCGTGGTGACGCGTCCCCGCCCGGCGAGCGTGCCGCTTCAGGGAGCGGTCGAGGACATCTTCGAAGCCGCCGTTCCCTTCCGGTCGCTGGGGCTCGAAAGCGGCCAGGACGTGGAGTTCTTCCTGGAGTTCGAGCGGAGGGGCGGGGTTCCGGTCCGGATCCCCACCCTCGTTCCCCTTTCGTTCACGGTTCCGACCCCCGACTTCGAAGCCATCCACTGGCGCGTGTGA